The window CTCCTCTGGGTGGCGATCATCTTCACCGGCACCCTCTCCCTCGGCCGAACCTTCCAGAACGAGGAACTCGCGGGCGGGACCCATCTGCTCCGGCTCTATCCCGGCGACGTGCGCGCGATCTACCTGGGCAAGCTCGCCGGCAACCTCGTCGTGCTCGCCGCGCTCGAGATCGTCCTCTTCCCCGCCGCCGCGATCCTGTACCAGGTCGACTTCACCGCGCAGGCCGGCCCGCTTCTCCTCGTGGCCATCCTCGGCACCTTCGGCTTCTCCGTCATCGGGACCTTCTTCTCCGCCCTCACCGTCCACCTCCGGGCGCGCGAACTCCTCCTGCCGCTCCTCCTCTTCCCCGCCCTAGTCCCCGTCGTCCTCGGGAGCGTCGGCGCGACCGAAGCGTTCCTCGCCGGCGACCCGCTCGGACGGGCCGGCGGGTGGCTGAGGTTACTCGCGTCCTACGACGTGATACTGTTCGTCGTCTGTCTGTGGATCTTCCCCGTCGTCCTCGAGGAGTGATGCGGGTCTCATGAACAAACTGACCATGCTCGGATGGGTTGCGATCTTCCTCATCGCGGTGGGCAGCGTGCTCGGACTCGCCGTGCTGCCCGCCGATGCGCTGCAGGGCGAGGTCCAGCGCCTTCTCTACGTCCACGTGCCGGTCGCGTGGGTGATGATGCTCGCGTTCTTCGTCGTCTTCCTCATGAGCATCCTCTATCTCGTGCAGCGCCGGCTGAAATGGGACCTCCTCGCGGTCTCCGCCGCGGAACTCGGGGTGCTCGCCGCCGTCCTCACCCTCATCCTCGGCACGCTGTGGGGCCGGCCCACCTGGGGGATCTGGTGGGCGTGGGACCCGCGCGTCACGACGACGGCGCTTCTCGTACCCATCTACACGGGATACCTCGTCGTGCGTTCGATGACGGAGGACCCGGACCGGCGGGCGCGCTGGGCGGCCGTGATCGGTCTCATCGCCTTCGTCCAGGTCCCGATCGTGTACCTGTCGGTGTTCTGGTGGCGGAGCCTGCACCAGCCCCCGTCGTCTCCGCAGTCCATGTGGAGCGCGTACGGACTCGTGATGCTGCTCGGATTCGTCGCCTACACCCTAGCGTTCGCCTACCTGTGGCTGCGACGATACCGGCTGGCTGCAACGGAACTCGAACTCGAACTGTCGGGACCGGAGGAAGGGTGAACCGGGTATGAACGATCACTGGCTCTTCATCGGCGCCGGATACGGCATCACCTGGGCCGCCCTCTGCTGGTATCTCCTCCGCCTGCGGCGCCGTGAACGCATGGCGGCCGCTGCTTCGGACCGCGGCGGCGAGGGAGCCCGAGCGGGGGGTCCGGGGTAACAGCCGTCGGGAAAAGGTGCGGTTCGCTCCGATTTTCTCTATTATTTCAAGTTTGTATCAAGAGCGATCGGATCGAACCGTGGCGGGGCGGAGTTCCGGTTGGCCCACCCCGCGGCGATGGTTTTCGACAACCGACCCGGATCAGGATTCGGATTTCATATGGCGAAGACGGCTACCAGCCGACGCATGTTCTTCGACACGCACGCGCTCGATTCGTTCGACCAGTATCTGCAGGATGTCGAGCGCTATCCGCTCATCGAGAACCCGCAGATCGAGCGGGAGATCGCGCGCAAGGCGCGGGCCGGCGACCGCCACGCGGCGGAGCGCCTCGTCACGGCGAACCTGCGCTTCGTGATCTCGTACGTGAAGAAGTACCAGGGCCGGGGGCTCAACCTGGCCGAACTTGTCTGCATCGGGAACGAGGGCCTGCTCAAGGCCGTCAAGAAGTTCGATCCCGACAAGGGCGTGAAGTTCATCTCCTACGCGGTGTGGTGGATTCGGCAGACGGTGCTGCAGGCGCTGGCCGAACAGACCCGCTCCGTGCGCATCCCGCTGAACCAGAACTCCAATCTCGTCAAGCTCTCCCGGACGGAGACGGCGCTCACGCAGAAGCTGGGGCGCTCGCCGACGGACCGTGAGATCGCCGAGGAGATGGAGGAGCCGGTGGAGACGGTGCGCGCGCTGCGGCGCGTGGCCTCGGCCGAACTCAGCCTCGACGCGCCGCTCGACAAGTCCGACCGCGACAGCGCGTCCTTCGGGGAGCGCTTCTCGGGGATGGACGACGCGGACATCGAGGAGGATGTCGAGGACCAGGCGCGCCGGGAGTTCCTCGAGAGGATGTTCGAGCGCTACCTCACGGAGCGGGAGCGGAAGATCCTCGTCCTCTACTACGGCCTCGACGACGGCGAGGAGATGACGCTGGAGGAGATCGGCTCGCTGCTCGGCGTGACCCGCGAGCGCATCCGGCAGATCCGGAACCGGGCCTTCGACAAGCTGCGCGCCTCGCCGGACGGAGAGGCGCTGGAAGGGTTCTGGCGCGCCACCGCCTGAACCCCCCCGGGGGGCCTACCAGCACGACAGGAGAGGTCCCATGCGACGATCCCCGCCCGTCTCGCCCCTTTCGCTGGTCTTCCTCTTTTTTCTCGCTCCGGCGGCGGCCGCCCAGACGAACCCGCTGTGGACGCAGGAGAAGGTGAAGAATTACCTGCCCCACATGACCGTGCCGGAGGTGCGGGACTTTCTCACGCGCAGCGACATGGTCCTGATTCCGGTCGCCGCGCTGGAACAGCACGGCAACCACCTGCCGATCGGCACCGACTACCTGAACGGGGTCGAGCAGGCGAAGCTCGTGGCGCAGCGGGCGGACGTCCTCGTGGCTCCGATCCTCCTGCCGGGCCAGTCCCCGTATCACATGGGGTTCGAGGGGACGATCACACTGCCCTCCACGCTGATCCAGGAGGTCTACGTCGAGGCGGTGAAGAGCCTCATCGCGCACGGCTTCAAGCGCTTCCTGATCATGAACGCGCACGGCGGGAACCGCGCGATCACGACGTTCATCGTGGACCGCATCAACCACGAGACGGCGGGGATCGCCGTGGATCTGGGAGCGGTGTCGGGGCCGTTCCGGGATCGGGAGCGGATGGCCTCCGTCCCGACGCCCCCGCCCGACGAACTCGACCGTCACGGCGGGACGCCCGAGACGTCGAGTTCGCTCTACCTCATGCCGACGCTGGTGGACCTCGACGCGGCGGTCCCCGCCGAGGTCACGATGCCGGCGCACCTGGAGGCGATGCTTCCCGACGTGCTGGCGGGCGATCCGACGGCGCTTGCGGTGTTCCTCGCCGAGGGACTCAAGGATGAGTCGACCGGGAAGGGGACATCGTCCGCGGAGATGTCGTCCACGGGCGTGTGGGGCACGCGCCATCCGGCCGAAGCCTCGACGGAACGTGGCCGAATCGCGACCGAGACCTTCGTCGATGCCGCGGTCGCGTTCATCGAACGCTGGAACGAACTCCGCCCCCCCGGTTCCTGAACCGGCCCGGGCGGGTCAGCCCGGGCGGCGGAGCGCGCGGAAGTCGGGGAGGGTGAGGAGGAAGATGCCGAGGGTGATGACGGCGCTTCCCACGCACCAGCGGCAGATGGCGTGGATGACCCAGAGTTCGAGGGCCGTCAGGTAGATCGTGAAGGCTAGTCCGCCCAGGGCGAGCAAGGCCAGCACACGCGGGATCCAGCCGGCGGCGCCGATCCCGTCTCGGGTCCCCAGCATCGAGACGCCGAATACGGCCACGTACCAGCCCACGCCCCAGCCGGCCACGGGGAATCCGAGGAAGCGGGCCCAGCGCGACCCCTGCACGAGATCGCAGCTGCCGCCCGCGCCGCACGCGAGTTCGCCGTAGTAGCCGAGCGCGTAGAGGAAGAGGTAGGTGGAGAGGAAGAGACCGGCCAGCGCCAGGAGCGCGATCCCCCGGCGCCGGTTCAAGTCACTCATGGGTTACGGTGCTCCCTGTCCGCTGTCCGAAGGATCGTCCCCGGAGGAGAGCGCCTCGATCCGGGCCTGGATGAGGCTCTCGATGTGCGTGTAGGGTTCCACGCCCCCGAGGTCCACCGGCACGCCGTCGACGAAGAGCGTGGGCGTGGAGTTCACCCCGCGCGACACGCCGAACTGGTGGGACTTCGCGATATCCTCGAGGGGGCGGCGCTCGCGCATGCACGCGTTCCAGGCGTCTGCATCGACGCCGGCCTGAGTCGCGATCTCCGCGATGGCGTCGGCGGGGTCGGCGAGCTGATACCAGCGCGTCTGACGGGAGAGGATGAGGTCGTGCACCGGCCAGTACAGTCCCTGCTCACCCGCACAGCGGGCGGCCAGCGAGGCCGCGACGGAGTTGGGGAAACCGACCATGTAGTCGTACGAGATCCAGCGCACGGGAGCGTTCGCGGTCTCCACGTAGTTCTGGCGCAGCAGCTTGCCGGCGAAGCCCGCGAAGGTCGCGCAGTGGGGGCACGAAGGGTCGTAGAACTCCTCGATCGTGATCGGCGCCGACTCGGGCCCGATCGGTACGCCGGCTGACGCATCGGGCTCGGCCTCGGCCAGGACCTCGAGAAGGTCCGGGTGTGTCGCGGGCGGACCCGAGCCGCCCTGTCCGCCGCCCACCAGGAGCCAGTACGCGCCGGCAGCCACGATGACGACCAGGGCGATCGGGAACCATCGGTTCTTGCGCGGGGGAGCGCTCTGCTGCTGTGCCATCTTCCTTGCCATCTGTCGAACTCCCTGTCCTAAATCAGGTCGCGGGCCAGCCAGGCCAGCGCTGCAGCGACGAAGAACGCCACTATCGCGAGAATCGCCCATCGACCCCGCTTCGACAAGCGTCGGGCTCGAAGGGCTGCCAGCGCCCGGAGGCCGGGGATCATGCGATCGGACCACAGAGCCCCGATTTCGACGAGCGCCGCGGCGGCCGCGGACACGTACGCGCGGTCGAGCTTCGTCACCTCGTCCTTCCAGGCCCGGATCGCCTCCTCGACGCTCGCTTCCTCCGCCTCCGGCGGGGCAAGATCGCGCGCGTGCAACTGCTGCAGGAGGAGCTGCTGCCGGGCCAGGGTGGCGTCGAACGCCGGGTTCAGGGCATCGATGTACTTTGACGTCGTCTCCCGCAAGACGGGTTCACCTGCGGCGGACAACGCCTTCTCGCCCTTGTCCCGGTCGAGACGCCTGGTCCTGACGATCCCCTGTACTTCGGCCGCGTACACTCGCACCAGCTCTTCCGTGACACCCCGAAACGCGGCGATCGCGTCCTGCCGCATCTGCTCCGCATCCATGGCCTGAACGGCGCCGACGACGGAGTCGGCTTCGAGCGCGGCGGAGCGCCGCAGCATGAGGGGCCCGAGCGCCATCTCGCCGAGCGTCCGGAAGTGGCGCTCGAAGTAGCGCCGATCGAAGCTCTCGCCGATCGAAGGGTCGATCCGCACGCGGTCGACCGCCGCCTCGCACACCTGCTGCAGCGTGTCCGCGCCCACAGAGAAATCGGGCAGTCGCGTCCGCACCGGGCGCGCGACTTGCCCCTTGTCGAACATCTCCAGGGCGTCGTCGGTGTCCGGAGGCTCCGGGACGGTGCCGGTGACCTCCAGGACGGCGCGAATTTCCTCCGGGAAGAGATAGCGAATCTCGAAGGACGCATCCCCCTTGGCGAGTTCGAGGACGGGGCGACCGTCCCCATGAGCGTCGGCGGCGGCCTCGGCCGCGTGCTCGGTCGGCCAGCGCAGGGTGTACTCGTGCTCTTCGGCGAAGAGATGAAGCCCTCGCCTCGTAAACACCGCGAGGTAGAGTCCCTCCAGGGGCGCGTCGCCGATCCTCCCGGTGATCTCGGTGCCGGCGGTACACACGACGATGTCCGCGGCCAGTGGCCGGAGGAGGGACCGCCGGCCCGCCACGTCGCTGCCCCGTTCCACGCTGCGGGCGAAATCCTCCAGGTCTCCGCTCTCCCCGAAGAAGGCGACGGTTTCCTGCCGGGCGAAGACGAGAATGAGGCCGGCCCGCCTCGATACCCAGAAGACGGATGCGAGCGGGATCTGCCGGTCCTCGAAGTGGACCCCGGCCGGCGTGCAGACGACGGAGACCCGCGGCCGCACCGGCTCGCCCGCGAGGCGGATGTCGAATCGATAGGCCTTCGGGTCGCCTTCCGGGCTCCGGTTCATGCGCCTGCCAGGGCCGACATCGCGCGGCCGGTGTCCCGGAGCGAAGGAAGGACCTGGTCGGCGCCGGCCCGGCGAAGGTCGTCCACGGAGAAGCGTCCGGTGGCGACGCCGAGCACGGACAGGTCGGAGCCGCGGGCACACTCGATGTCGTGCGGGGTGTCCCCGACGATCCAGGTGCGGCCGGGGCCGTACCGCGTTCCCGTATGGCGGAAGGCCCGCTCGAGCGCGATGGGCGGCAGTCGGTTCCGATCCGCGTCGTCGCAGCCGAAGGCGCCGAACGGAAAACGGCGCCAGAGGCCGACCGCCGAGAGCTTGCCCTCGGCGCCGGCGACGATGTTGCCGGTCAGCAGGCCGAGCGCCGCTCCCTCCGCCTCGAGCGCATCGAGGATCTCGGGGACGCCCGGCGTCGGGCGCATCCGGTCGCGCCGCTCGTCGATCTCCTCTTCCAGACGCGCCGCGTACACGGGCCAGAGCCGGTCGAATCCCGGCGCGATCTCGTCCTCCGACAGGCCTTCGGCGCGTAGGAGCGTGCGCACGATCTGAGGGTCCGTCATCCCGTCGAAGGGGAGGTCGTCGATGGGTCCGGGCGTCCCGTACACTTCGATCATCGCGCCCTCGATGGCCGAGCGGCCGACCCCTGCCGCGTGCACGAGCGTCCCGTCGATGTCGAACAGTACGAGCTTCGAGGCGCCGGCCCCGTTGGAGACCATCAACCGCCGATCCAGTCCGCGAAGAGCGCGGGCTCGATGTTGCCGCCGGAGAGGATCGCCACGGTCTCCCCCCGTGTCGCGGGCGTCACGGCGCGGCTGAGCAGCGCGGCCACGGTGGCCGCTCCGGAGGGCTCCACGACGAGCCGCAGGCCGAAGAGCCAGCGCACGGCGTCCCGGATCGCCTCGTCGTCGACCGTGATGACGCGGTCCACCAGGTCGCGGCAGTGGGCGAAGGTGAGGTCGCCGGGGCGCACCGGCTTGAGGCCGTCGGCGACGGTGGATACGCGGTCGAGCGTGACGGGCGCGCCGTGCTCGAGCGAGCGCAGCATCGAGGCTGCCCCCGCCGGTTCGACGCCGATCACCTCGGCCTCCGGGCACCGGCGTCGCACGACGGCCGCGACGCCCGACAGCTGCCCGCCGCCGCCGACCGGAGCCAGCACCATCCCCGGTTCCCGGGAGCCGAGTTGCTCGATGACCTCGAGCGCCACGGTCCCCTGCCCCGCGATGATGTCCGGGTCGTCGAACGGCGGCACCATCGTCCCGCCGAACTCCCGCTGGATCTGCTCGGCGCGCGCCTTGCGCTCGGCCGACGTCGTGCCTTCGAGTTCGACTTCCGCTCCGAGGGCGATCGTCGCCTCCCGCTTCACGTCGGGCGCATCGACCGGCATCACGATCCGCGCCGGCACGCCGAACGCCCGGGCGGTCCACGCCACCGCCTGCGCGTGATTGCCGGACGAGTAGGTGAGGAGCCCGGCGGCCCGCTCCTCCGGCGAGAGCCGGCTCACGTAGTTGTACGCGCCGCGCGCCTTGAAGGCGGAGACGCGCTGGAGGTTCTCGCACTTCAGCCACACGCCGTCCGGCGCATCGGTCGCGCCGCGCCCGCCCGCCCGAGGGAACGGGGCGGGGATCAGCGGCGTGCGCCGGACCGCTCCGCGGATCCGCCCGTGCGCGGCTTCGACGTCGGCGAGTGAAACGAGGATCGCGGTCGCGCCGGTCACTCGGCGTCCTCGACGTCACCGGCCTCGGCACCGTCAAGAGCATCGGCCTCGGCATCGTCGTCCACCGCCGGATCCGTTCCGATCGGATCGATCAGGCTCGCGACGTCCACGAGTTCGTCCCCCTCGTCGAGGGAAACGAGCCGCACCCCCATCGTATTGCGTCCGATAACGCGGATCCCCTCCGCCGGCTGCCGGTTGATGACGCCGTTGCGGGTCACGAACATCAACTCGTCGTCGTCCGTCACCTCCCGCACCGCCGCGACGAGACCCGACTTGTCCGTGGGCTTGAGGTTGATGAGGCCCTTGCCGCCGCGCCTCTGGATCCGGTAGTCGTCGACGTCGCTCCGCTTCCCCATCCCGAGTTCCGTCGCGGTGAGGAGAGAACCGCCCCGCCGGGCGACCACGAGCCCGACGACGGTGTCATCATCCGAGAGTCGGATGCCGCGCACGCCCTGTGTCGCCCGCCCCATCTCCCGCGCGTCGCTCTCCGAGAACCGGATCGCCATCCCACGCCTCGTGGCGAGGATCACATCGTTCGAACCATCGCTCAGCTTGACGTCGATGAGGCGGTCGTCGTCGAGGATGTTGATGGCCCGCAGACCCCCGGCGTGCACGTTCCGGTATGCGGCAAGGCTCGTCCGCTTCACGAGTCCGTGCCGGCTCGCGAAGATGAGGAATCGGTCGTCGGAAAACTCCCGCACGCGCACGATGGAGGCGACCTCATCGCCCTTGTTCATCCGGAGCAGGTTCACGATCGGTTTGCCGCGGGCCGTGCGCCGCGCCAGGGGGATCTGGTACACCTTGAGCCGGTACAGGCGGCCATCCCTCGTGAAGATGAGGAGGTAGTCGTGGGTCGAGGCGAGGAAGAGGTGCTCCACCCAGTCCTCTTCCTTCGTGCCCATGCCCGCGATCCCGCGCCCGCCGCGCCGCTGCGCCCGGTAGACCGCAGGCTCGATGCGCTTGATGTAGCCGGAGTGCGAGACGGTGATGACCATCCGCTCTTCGGCGATGAGGTCCTCGTCCGTGAGGTCCGAGGTGTCGGGCACGATCTCCGTCCGGCGCTCGTCCCCGAACTTGTCGACGAGGGCCGACAGCTCATCCCCGACGATCTCCATCCGCCGGTCGCGCGAGGCGAGGATGGTCTCGAGTTCCTGCCGGCGCGCGCGGACCTTCTCCAGCTCCTCCTCGAGTTTCTCGATTTCGAGACCCGTGAGGCGCGCGAGCCGCATGTTCAGGATGGCGTCGGCCTGGCGTTCGCTGAGATCGAAGGCCGACCGGAGTTCCGCGCCCGCGACCTCGGTCTCGGGGGAGGCGCGGATGATGCGGATGACCTCGTCGATGTGGTCGACGGCGACCTTGAGCCCCTCCAGGACGTGTTCCCGGTCCTTCGCCACGCCGTACTCGAAGCGCGTCCGCCGCTCGACGACCTCGTGCCGGTGCTCGAGGAAGTGCCCGAGCATCGTCTTGAGGTCCATCACCTGCGGCTCGCCGCCCACGAGCGCGAGCATGATGACGCCGAACGTGGACTGGAGCTGCGTGCCCTTGAAGAGCTGGTTCAGGACGATCTGCGGCACCGCGTCGCGCTTCAGTTCGATGACGACCCGGATCCCGTCGCGGTCGGACTCGTCGCGGAGGTCGGAGATGTCCGTGACCTTCTTGTCGCGCACGAGACCCGCGATCTGTTCGATGAGGCGGGTCTTGTTCACCATGAAGGGGATCTCGCGGACGATGATGCGGTCGCGACCGTCCCGTCCCTCCTCGATGTCGGCCTTCGCGCGCATTACGACGCGGCCGCGCCCCAGCCGGTAGGCTTCGCGGATTCCGGCCCCGCCGAAGATCGTGCCCCCGGTGGGGAAGTCGGGACCGCGGATGATTTCCATCAACTCGTCGAGCGTCGTGTCGGGCGCCTCGATCAGACGGTGACAGGCGGCGGCCACCTCGCGGAGGTTGTGCGGGGGGATGTTCGTGGCCATGCCCACCGCGATGCCGGACGAGCCGTTGACGAGAAGGTTGGGGAGCGCCGAGGGCAGAACGGTCGGCTCCTGCAGGCGGTCGTCGAAGTTCGGCGTGTGGTCGACCGTGTCCTTGTCGATATCACCGAGCAGTTCGCTCGCGAACCCGTGGAGCCGGGCCTCGGTGTAGCGGTAGGCCGCGGCGGAGTCGCCGTCCACGGACCCGAAGTTTCCCTGCCCGTCGACGAGCGGATAGCGGAGCGAAAACTCCTGCGCCATCCGGACGAGCGAATCGTAGACGGCCGAATCGCCGTGCGGGTGGTATTTCCCGATCACGTCGCCGACGACGGTCGCGCTCTTTCTATAGGGTCGGGTCGGGCCGAGGCCGGCCTCGTGCATCGCGTACAGGATCCGCCGGTGGACCGGCTTCAGGCCGTCGCGAACGTCGGGAAGGGCGCGCTGTACGATGACGCTCATCGAGTAGTCGATGAACGATTCGCGCATCTCTTCTTCGAGCGGTCTCTGCTCGACGCGTTCTATGCTCTCGGTGGTCATGGATTCCCGCTGGAACTGGCGTTTTCGAGATCTTCGAGGACGCGGCGGCCAATGGCAGCTCCGGGGGAGCCCGGCCACACTCGGTAAGACCCTCTAATCTACCGGATTTCGGGGCATTTCGCGACTTTCAGAGACGCCACTCGACGCTGCCGGGACCCGCGTTCA is drawn from Candidatus Palauibacter polyketidifaciens and contains these coding sequences:
- a CDS encoding heme exporter protein CcmB: MSELPRRAAAILWKDILSETRTRQGFTAMLSFAALVLFMFSFAIGVDNDLLGRLAGGLLWVAIIFTGTLSLGRTFQNEELAGGTHLLRLYPGDVRAIYLGKLAGNLVVLAALEIVLFPAAAILYQVDFTAQAGPLLLVAILGTFGFSVIGTFFSALTVHLRARELLLPLLLFPALVPVVLGSVGATEAFLAGDPLGRAGGWLRLLASYDVILFVVCLWIFPVVLEE
- the ccsA gene encoding cytochrome c biogenesis protein CcsA, with the translated sequence MNKLTMLGWVAIFLIAVGSVLGLAVLPADALQGEVQRLLYVHVPVAWVMMLAFFVVFLMSILYLVQRRLKWDLLAVSAAELGVLAAVLTLILGTLWGRPTWGIWWAWDPRVTTTALLVPIYTGYLVVRSMTEDPDRRARWAAVIGLIAFVQVPIVYLSVFWWRSLHQPPSSPQSMWSAYGLVMLLGFVAYTLAFAYLWLRRYRLAATELELELSGPEEG
- a CDS encoding RNA polymerase sigma factor RpoD/SigA, giving the protein MAKTATSRRMFFDTHALDSFDQYLQDVERYPLIENPQIEREIARKARAGDRHAAERLVTANLRFVISYVKKYQGRGLNLAELVCIGNEGLLKAVKKFDPDKGVKFISYAVWWIRQTVLQALAEQTRSVRIPLNQNSNLVKLSRTETALTQKLGRSPTDREIAEEMEEPVETVRALRRVASAELSLDAPLDKSDRDSASFGERFSGMDDADIEEDVEDQARREFLERMFERYLTERERKILVLYYGLDDGEEMTLEEIGSLLGVTRERIRQIRNRAFDKLRASPDGEALEGFWRATA
- a CDS encoding creatininase family protein, with translation MRRSPPVSPLSLVFLFFLAPAAAAQTNPLWTQEKVKNYLPHMTVPEVRDFLTRSDMVLIPVAALEQHGNHLPIGTDYLNGVEQAKLVAQRADVLVAPILLPGQSPYHMGFEGTITLPSTLIQEVYVEAVKSLIAHGFKRFLIMNAHGGNRAITTFIVDRINHETAGIAVDLGAVSGPFRDRERMASVPTPPPDELDRHGGTPETSSSLYLMPTLVDLDAAVPAEVTMPAHLEAMLPDVLAGDPTALAVFLAEGLKDESTGKGTSSAEMSSTGVWGTRHPAEASTERGRIATETFVDAAVAFIERWNELRPPGS
- a CDS encoding vitamin K epoxide reductase family protein, which codes for MSDLNRRRGIALLALAGLFLSTYLFLYALGYYGELACGAGGSCDLVQGSRWARFLGFPVAGWGVGWYVAVFGVSMLGTRDGIGAAGWIPRVLALLALGGLAFTIYLTALELWVIHAICRWCVGSAVITLGIFLLTLPDFRALRRPG
- a CDS encoding thioredoxin domain-containing protein, yielding MARKMAQQQSAPPRKNRWFPIALVVIVAAGAYWLLVGGGQGGSGPPATHPDLLEVLAEAEPDASAGVPIGPESAPITIEEFYDPSCPHCATFAGFAGKLLRQNYVETANAPVRWISYDYMVGFPNSVAASLAARCAGEQGLYWPVHDLILSRQTRWYQLADPADAIAEIATQAGVDADAWNACMRERRPLEDIAKSHQFGVSRGVNSTPTLFVDGVPVDLGGVEPYTHIESLIQARIEALSSGDDPSDSGQGAP
- a CDS encoding HAD family hydrolase; translation: MVSNGAGASKLVLFDIDGTLVHAAGVGRSAIEGAMIEVYGTPGPIDDLPFDGMTDPQIVRTLLRAEGLSEDEIAPGFDRLWPVYAARLEEEIDERRDRMRPTPGVPEILDALEAEGAALGLLTGNIVAGAEGKLSAVGLWRRFPFGAFGCDDADRNRLPPIALERAFRHTGTRYGPGRTWIVGDTPHDIECARGSDLSVLGVATGRFSVDDLRRAGADQVLPSLRDTGRAMSALAGA
- a CDS encoding threonine/serine dehydratase, coding for MTGATAILVSLADVEAAHGRIRGAVRRTPLIPAPFPRAGGRGATDAPDGVWLKCENLQRVSAFKARGAYNYVSRLSPEERAAGLLTYSSGNHAQAVAWTARAFGVPARIVMPVDAPDVKREATIALGAEVELEGTTSAERKARAEQIQREFGGTMVPPFDDPDIIAGQGTVALEVIEQLGSREPGMVLAPVGGGGQLSGVAAVVRRRCPEAEVIGVEPAGAASMLRSLEHGAPVTLDRVSTVADGLKPVRPGDLTFAHCRDLVDRVITVDDEAIRDAVRWLFGLRLVVEPSGAATVAALLSRAVTPATRGETVAILSGGNIEPALFADWIGG
- the gyrA gene encoding DNA gyrase subunit A, yielding MTTESIERVEQRPLEEEMRESFIDYSMSVIVQRALPDVRDGLKPVHRRILYAMHEAGLGPTRPYRKSATVVGDVIGKYHPHGDSAVYDSLVRMAQEFSLRYPLVDGQGNFGSVDGDSAAAYRYTEARLHGFASELLGDIDKDTVDHTPNFDDRLQEPTVLPSALPNLLVNGSSGIAVGMATNIPPHNLREVAAACHRLIEAPDTTLDELMEIIRGPDFPTGGTIFGGAGIREAYRLGRGRVVMRAKADIEEGRDGRDRIIVREIPFMVNKTRLIEQIAGLVRDKKVTDISDLRDESDRDGIRVVIELKRDAVPQIVLNQLFKGTQLQSTFGVIMLALVGGEPQVMDLKTMLGHFLEHRHEVVERRTRFEYGVAKDREHVLEGLKVAVDHIDEVIRIIRASPETEVAGAELRSAFDLSERQADAILNMRLARLTGLEIEKLEEELEKVRARRQELETILASRDRRMEIVGDELSALVDKFGDERRTEIVPDTSDLTDEDLIAEERMVITVSHSGYIKRIEPAVYRAQRRGGRGIAGMGTKEEDWVEHLFLASTHDYLLIFTRDGRLYRLKVYQIPLARRTARGKPIVNLLRMNKGDEVASIVRVREFSDDRFLIFASRHGLVKRTSLAAYRNVHAGGLRAINILDDDRLIDVKLSDGSNDVILATRRGMAIRFSESDAREMGRATQGVRGIRLSDDDTVVGLVVARRGGSLLTATELGMGKRSDVDDYRIQRRGGKGLINLKPTDKSGLVAAVREVTDDDELMFVTRNGVINRQPAEGIRVIGRNTMGVRLVSLDEGDELVDVASLIDPIGTDPAVDDDAEADALDGAEAGDVEDAE